A window from Intestinimonas massiliensis (ex Afouda et al. 2020) encodes these proteins:
- a CDS encoding thioredoxin domain-containing protein has product MPNRLQYEKSPYLLQHAENPVDWRPWGADAFEEARREDKPVLLSIGYSTCHWCHVMAHESFEDEAVAEAVNGAFLPIKVDREERPDVDAVYMAACIAQTGSGGWPLTVLLTPEQKPFWAGTYLPRRQLLSLLDQAARLWREDRGTLLAAGDALTEFLRREEAARPGVPKRELVESGAALFRRMFDRQWGGFGQAPKFPAAHNLLFLLCYAGRTGDVGAREMAESTLEHMCRGGLFDHVGGGFSRYSTDRRWLVPHFEKMLYDNALLAMAYLEAYQQSGRSYYRTVVRRTLDYVLAELTDPQGGFCCGQDADSEGVEGKYYVFTPEELVRHLGSEAELFCRRFGVTGRGNFEGKSIPNLIDTPDWETEPEDLRALLARVRSYRQGRTRLHRDDKVLTAWNGLMIAALARAGLVLEEPCYLEAAQRAAAFIRRELTGADGGLLARWREGEAAHLGKLEDYAFYAWGLLELYGATLRIECFEEAERTARRLLEDFFDEAGGGFYPYAKQGEQLITRTKETYDGAMPSGNAAAALVLSRLARLTGETRWRTAAELQFRYLAGAAQDNPAGHSFTLLALLEELWPTAELVCTSREIPAELVAFLGKRSRPGLTVLVKTPENGARLAVLAPFTAEYPCPAAGARYYLCREGACAPPAERLEDVRV; this is encoded by the coding sequence ATGCCGAACCGACTGCAATATGAAAAATCACCATACCTGCTCCAGCACGCGGAAAACCCCGTGGACTGGCGGCCCTGGGGAGCGGACGCCTTCGAAGAGGCCCGCCGGGAGGATAAGCCGGTGCTGCTGAGCATTGGATACTCCACCTGCCACTGGTGCCATGTCATGGCGCACGAATCGTTTGAGGACGAAGCGGTGGCAGAGGCGGTCAACGGGGCCTTTCTCCCCATCAAGGTGGACCGGGAGGAGCGGCCGGACGTGGATGCGGTCTATATGGCAGCCTGTATTGCCCAGACTGGCTCCGGCGGCTGGCCCCTCACGGTGCTGCTGACTCCGGAGCAAAAGCCCTTCTGGGCGGGAACCTATCTCCCCCGGCGGCAACTGCTGTCCCTGCTGGACCAGGCGGCGCGGCTGTGGCGGGAGGACCGCGGGACCCTGCTCGCGGCGGGGGATGCGCTGACTGAATTTCTCCGGCGGGAGGAGGCGGCCCGGCCCGGCGTACCGAAACGGGAGCTGGTGGAGTCCGGGGCGGCGCTCTTTCGCCGGATGTTTGACCGGCAGTGGGGCGGCTTTGGCCAGGCCCCCAAGTTCCCGGCTGCACATAATCTTCTGTTCCTGCTCTGCTACGCCGGGCGGACGGGAGACGTGGGGGCGCGGGAGATGGCGGAGAGTACCCTGGAGCATATGTGCCGGGGCGGGCTCTTCGACCATGTGGGCGGCGGCTTTTCCCGGTATTCCACCGACCGGCGGTGGCTGGTGCCCCACTTTGAGAAGATGCTCTACGACAACGCCCTGCTGGCAATGGCCTATCTGGAGGCGTATCAGCAAAGCGGCCGCTCCTATTACCGGACTGTGGTCCGGCGCACGCTGGACTATGTACTGGCGGAGCTCACAGACCCTCAGGGCGGATTCTGCTGCGGCCAGGACGCCGACAGCGAGGGGGTAGAGGGCAAGTATTACGTCTTTACGCCAGAAGAGCTGGTAAGGCATCTGGGATCGGAAGCGGAGCTCTTCTGCCGCCGGTTCGGGGTGACTGGCCGGGGGAATTTTGAAGGGAAAAGCATCCCAAACCTCATCGACACACCGGACTGGGAGACGGAGCCGGAGGACTTGAGGGCCCTTCTGGCCCGTGTCCGCAGCTACCGGCAGGGCCGGACGCGGCTCCACCGGGACGACAAGGTCCTCACCGCCTGGAATGGCCTGATGATCGCCGCCCTGGCCCGAGCGGGGCTGGTTCTGGAGGAGCCCTGTTACCTGGAGGCCGCGCAGCGGGCGGCGGCGTTCATCCGGCGGGAGCTGACCGGCGCGGACGGCGGCCTGCTGGCCCGCTGGCGGGAGGGGGAGGCCGCCCACCTGGGCAAGCTGGAGGACTATGCGTTTTATGCCTGGGGTCTGCTGGAGCTCTATGGGGCCACCCTTCGGATCGAATGCTTCGAGGAGGCGGAGCGGACGGCCCGGCGGCTGCTGGAGGACTTTTTTGACGAGGCGGGGGGCGGCTTTTACCCCTATGCCAAACAGGGGGAGCAGCTCATCACCCGGACCAAGGAGACCTACGACGGCGCCATGCCCTCCGGAAATGCGGCGGCGGCGCTGGTGCTCTCGCGGCTGGCGCGCCTGACCGGAGAGACCCGCTGGCGGACGGCGGCGGAGCTTCAATTCCGATACCTGGCGGGAGCGGCGCAAGACAATCCGGCGGGGCATAGCTTTACCCTCCTGGCGCTGCTGGAGGAGCTTTGGCCCACCGCCGAGCTGGTCTGCACGTCACGGGAAATCCCGGCGGAGCTTGTGGCCTTTCTGGGCAAGCGGTCCCGACCCGGCCTCACCGTCCTGGTAAAGACGCCGGAGAACGGGGCCAGGCTGGCCGTGCTGGCGCCCTTTACGGCGGAGTACCCCTGCCCCGCGGCAGGGGCGCGTTATTACCTGTGCCGGGAGGGCGCCTGCGCCCCGCCGGCAGAGCGGCTGGAGGATGTACGGGTGTAG
- a CDS encoding helix-turn-helix domain-containing protein, producing the protein MLSTRLKELKDQRKLTNQQLSDLSGVPVGTINRIMAGQTDNPSFQTVCDMVMAMGGSLDELAGIQTPGGGEPSPPGEDLIRLYERTIEGKEKWLYRLFFLCCVLVAVLLGVLIYDLTHPMVGFFRQ; encoded by the coding sequence ATGCTTTCGACGCGGCTGAAGGAACTGAAAGATCAAAGAAAGTTAACGAACCAACAATTATCGGATTTGTCAGGGGTGCCGGTGGGTACGATCAACCGTATCATGGCCGGTCAGACCGATAACCCCAGCTTTCAGACCGTATGCGACATGGTGATGGCCATGGGCGGGTCGCTGGATGAGCTGGCCGGAATCCAGACGCCGGGCGGCGGGGAGCCATCGCCGCCGGGTGAGGATCTGATTCGGCTATATGAGAGGACCATCGAGGGGAAGGAGAAGTGGCTGTATCGCCTGTTCTTTTTGTGCTGTGTGCTGGTAGCAGTTTTACTGGGTGTGCTGATCTATGACCTGACTCACCCGATGGTGGGATTCTTCCGACAGTGA
- a CDS encoding HDIG domain-containing metalloprotein — protein sequence MRKADEPAGHTAAEEELFRAVERHLMEDVRPSVALERLFAEPTPPAFAVLRRLKDTPQSPVHHPEGNVWNHTMLVVDEAAKRRAESRCPAALMWAALLHDIGKPDTTRVRRGKITSYDHDKVGAELARRFLSGFSMEPAMIDRVCALVRSHMQVLFAAKGLPFGDAAGMKAHADIQEVALLGLCDRMGRLHADLEEETENIRTFLRLNT from the coding sequence GTGCGGAAGGCAGACGAGCCGGCCGGTCATACGGCGGCGGAAGAGGAGCTGTTTCGGGCGGTGGAACGGCACCTGATGGAGGATGTCCGCCCCAGCGTGGCACTGGAACGGCTCTTTGCCGAACCGACGCCCCCGGCGTTTGCGGTGCTGCGGCGGCTGAAGGACACGCCTCAGTCTCCGGTACACCACCCGGAGGGGAACGTGTGGAACCACACCATGCTGGTGGTGGACGAGGCGGCAAAGCGGCGGGCAGAGAGCCGCTGCCCCGCCGCGCTGATGTGGGCGGCATTGCTCCACGATATCGGCAAGCCGGACACGACGCGGGTCCGGAGGGGGAAAATCACCTCCTACGACCATGACAAGGTTGGCGCAGAGCTGGCCCGGCGGTTTTTGTCCGGGTTTTCCATGGAGCCAGCCATGATCGACCGGGTCTGCGCCCTGGTCCGATCCCACATGCAGGTCCTCTTCGCGGCAAAGGGGCTGCCCTTTGGCGATGCAGCGGGGATGAAGGCCCATGCCGACATCCAAGAGGTCGCCCTGCTGGGCCTCTGCGACCGCATGGGCCGGCTCCATGCAGACCTGGAGGAAGAGACAGAGAACATCCGGACGTTTCTGCGCCTGAATACGTAA
- a CDS encoding acyl-CoA dehydrogenase family protein → MNFTLNENQLAIQSTVKAFAEKELAKDILVRDAAAEFPHDLYAKMGEMGLIGLPYPKEYGGQGEDYLSYILAVEEVSKVDGAMGISYSVSTSLYGGSLTNSQATEEQLRRFLTPVASGKSLGSFALTEPTAGSDVAGARTLAVRDGDDYVINGSKCFITNGPLSDYFAVYALTDKEAGPKSMACFVVEKGTPGFVIGTRHNTMGLRSAMVCELYFTDCRVPVANMIAAPGKGFGLAMKTLDGGRIGVGAQGLGIAEGAWEIARKYLMERQQFGKPLCKQQTIAFKMAELAIEIEQAKYMVYKAALEKGEGQPYSISAAKAKYCGTNAAMHVTTEAVQLLGGNGYMKEFHVERMMRDAKITQIYEGTNEIQKMIVSGTLFK, encoded by the coding sequence ATGAACTTTACCCTGAACGAAAACCAACTGGCCATCCAATCCACGGTCAAGGCGTTTGCCGAAAAGGAATTGGCCAAGGACATCCTGGTGCGGGATGCCGCCGCCGAATTCCCCCACGACCTGTATGCCAAGATGGGGGAGATGGGCCTGATCGGCCTGCCCTATCCCAAGGAGTACGGCGGCCAGGGCGAGGATTACCTGTCCTATATCCTGGCGGTGGAGGAGGTCTCCAAGGTAGATGGAGCCATGGGCATCTCCTACTCGGTCTCCACCTCCCTGTACGGCGGTTCCCTGACCAACTCCCAGGCCACCGAGGAGCAGCTTCGCCGCTTCCTCACGCCGGTGGCCTCTGGCAAGAGCCTGGGCTCCTTTGCGCTGACCGAGCCCACTGCGGGCTCCGACGTGGCGGGCGCCCGCACTTTGGCGGTCCGGGACGGCGACGATTACGTCATCAACGGCTCCAAGTGCTTCATCACCAACGGGCCGCTGTCCGACTACTTCGCCGTGTATGCCCTTACCGACAAAGAGGCGGGACCCAAGAGCATGGCCTGCTTTGTGGTGGAGAAGGGGACCCCCGGCTTTGTCATCGGTACCCGCCACAATACCATGGGCCTGCGCAGTGCCATGGTCTGCGAGCTCTATTTCACAGATTGCCGCGTGCCCGTGGCCAACATGATCGCCGCGCCGGGCAAGGGCTTCGGTCTGGCCATGAAGACCCTGGACGGCGGCCGCATCGGCGTGGGCGCGCAGGGCCTGGGTATCGCCGAGGGGGCCTGGGAGATCGCCCGCAAGTATCTGATGGAGCGGCAACAGTTTGGCAAGCCTCTGTGCAAGCAGCAGACCATCGCCTTCAAGATGGCCGAGCTGGCCATTGAGATCGAGCAGGCCAAGTACATGGTCTACAAAGCCGCCCTGGAGAAGGGAGAGGGCCAGCCCTACTCCATCTCCGCCGCCAAGGCCAAATACTGCGGCACCAACGCCGCCATGCACGTCACCACCGAGGCGGTCCAGCTTCTGGGCGGCAACGGCTATATGAAGGAGTTCCACGTGGAACGCATGATGCGTGACGCCAAGATCACCCAGATTTATGAGGGCACCAACGAGATCCAGAAGATGATCGTCAGCGGCACGCTGTTCAAGTAA
- a CDS encoding DUF6514 family protein: MTKRRPLNDLGLWLLPELNRRNIPQKAFARLLHTTPQNLTDLLRGRRFHSQTLSQWQARCQGVLDMLDRQSPDTAVPTECGARYQAICSTVEDVTLGTYTTYGLQCLCHQSDAWVQIRVIRDISTYREPVLHLANQLNACHLSPLHFEEVVLDHIGR, translated from the coding sequence ATGACGAAGAGACGCCCGCTGAATGATTTGGGGCTATGGCTGCTGCCGGAGCTCAACCGGCGCAACATCCCGCAAAAGGCCTTTGCGCGCTTGCTGCACACCACGCCGCAGAATCTGACCGACCTGCTCCGGGGGAGGCGCTTCCACAGCCAGACCCTCTCCCAATGGCAGGCCCGCTGCCAGGGAGTGCTGGACATGCTGGACCGGCAGTCGCCCGATACCGCGGTCCCCACCGAATGCGGGGCGCGCTATCAGGCCATCTGCTCCACGGTGGAGGACGTCACACTGGGGACATACACAACCTATGGCCTTCAGTGTCTCTGTCACCAGTCGGACGCCTGGGTCCAGATCCGCGTCATCCGCGACATCTCCACCTACCGGGAGCCCGTCCTGCACCTGGCCAATCAGCTCAACGCCTGTCACCTGTCCCCCCTCCACTTCGAAGAGGTCGTGCTGGATCACATCGGCCGGTAG
- a CDS encoding DUF169 domain-containing protein produces the protein MSEICKTLDASISKYIRPLTFPVAVKFVKEGEAIPEKAKVPTKALGYPIAICQAMTIARKYGWTLAMYKEDQACPLSHVILGYAEEPDFIKGGSVIKPLYVDNDEAAVKTQASTPKMPTADTHCIVLAPLHLATFDPDVVVCYGNSAQITRFVQGALYKVGGYIESRFAGRGACGGEITVPYSQDKCNVIVPGGGERVFALTGDDELAFAMPASWIDRVMEGLEATHKGGVARIPTPAAGVMMKPAFPKYYWELETYCGLREKG, from the coding sequence ATGTCTGAGATCTGCAAAACGCTGGATGCGTCCATTTCCAAGTATATCCGCCCCCTGACCTTCCCCGTGGCCGTCAAGTTTGTAAAGGAAGGGGAGGCCATTCCCGAGAAGGCCAAGGTGCCCACCAAAGCCCTGGGGTATCCCATCGCCATCTGCCAGGCTATGACCATTGCCCGTAAGTACGGCTGGACCCTGGCCATGTATAAGGAAGATCAGGCGTGCCCCCTGTCCCACGTGATTCTGGGGTATGCCGAAGAGCCCGATTTCATCAAGGGCGGCAGTGTCATCAAGCCTCTGTACGTGGATAACGACGAGGCGGCCGTCAAGACCCAGGCCAGCACGCCCAAGATGCCCACAGCCGATACCCACTGCATCGTGCTGGCGCCCCTGCACCTGGCCACCTTCGATCCCGACGTGGTGGTCTGCTACGGCAACTCCGCCCAGATCACCCGGTTTGTCCAGGGCGCGCTCTATAAGGTGGGTGGCTACATCGAGTCCCGGTTCGCGGGCCGCGGCGCCTGCGGCGGCGAGATTACCGTGCCCTACAGCCAGGACAAGTGCAATGTCATCGTTCCCGGCGGCGGCGAGCGGGTCTTTGCCCTCACCGGCGACGACGAATTGGCCTTTGCCATGCCGGCGAGCTGGATTGACCGGGTCATGGAGGGCCTGGAGGCCACTCATAAGGGCGGCGTGGCCCGGATTCCCACCCCTGCCGCCGGCGTGATGATGAAGCCGGCCTTCCCCAAGTATTACTGGGAGCTTGAGACTTACTGCGGCCTGAGAGAAAAGGGCTAA
- a CDS encoding acetyl-CoA hydrolase/transferase family protein, with product MNDWKAMYQEKRKTPEEVAKLFHAGDICLSNGQITEPIAILHALADRAEREGLTGIRHYLLLPMRNQKYMAAGMEAHIRHVSHFVSGFDREAIWEGRSDYLPSHYSQVPVLWKQVLEGPDVFYCTVSPMDRHGYFSCGTAADLSEIRKKAGRLFLEVNPTMPRTFGSHIHISEVDALVESDLPITEVPPAPISKDDQIIGGMIAQEICDGATLQLGIGGIPNAVAQALMDKRDLGIHSEMFCDSIVDLTNAGVITNDRKKIHRGKTIVTFTFGARSTYDFIDDNPGVEFLPVDYVNDPFVIAQNDNVISINSCMEIDLFGQVCSETIGPKNFSGAGGQVDFIRGAAASKGGKSFLAFKSAARNDTISKIKPVLTEGSCVTTTRNDVDYIVTEQGMVRLKGLTCSERAKALIGIAHPNFREELTRAAQKMHLIV from the coding sequence ATGAACGATTGGAAGGCGATGTACCAGGAGAAACGCAAGACGCCGGAGGAAGTCGCCAAGCTCTTCCACGCGGGGGACATCTGCCTGAGCAACGGACAGATCACGGAGCCCATCGCCATCCTGCACGCCCTGGCGGACCGGGCGGAGCGGGAGGGGCTGACGGGGATCCGGCACTACCTGCTGCTGCCCATGCGGAACCAGAAGTACATGGCGGCGGGAATGGAAGCCCACATCCGGCACGTCTCCCACTTCGTCAGCGGGTTTGACCGGGAGGCCATCTGGGAGGGGCGGTCTGATTACCTGCCCAGCCACTACAGCCAGGTGCCCGTACTGTGGAAGCAGGTGCTGGAGGGGCCGGACGTGTTCTACTGCACGGTCTCGCCCATGGACCGGCATGGGTACTTCAGTTGCGGCACCGCCGCCGATCTGAGCGAGATCCGCAAAAAGGCCGGGCGCCTGTTTCTGGAGGTCAATCCCACCATGCCGCGCACCTTCGGCAGCCACATCCACATCTCGGAAGTGGATGCGCTGGTGGAAAGCGACCTGCCCATCACCGAGGTGCCCCCCGCCCCCATCAGCAAGGACGACCAGATCATCGGCGGCATGATCGCCCAGGAGATCTGCGACGGGGCCACCCTCCAACTGGGCATCGGGGGCATCCCCAACGCCGTGGCCCAGGCCCTGATGGACAAACGGGATCTGGGCATCCACAGCGAGATGTTCTGCGACAGCATCGTGGACCTGACCAACGCCGGGGTCATCACCAATGACCGCAAGAAGATCCACCGGGGCAAGACCATCGTCACGTTCACCTTCGGCGCGCGGAGCACCTATGACTTCATCGACGACAACCCGGGGGTGGAGTTCCTGCCTGTGGACTACGTCAACGACCCCTTCGTCATCGCGCAGAACGACAACGTCATCTCCATCAACTCCTGCATGGAGATCGACCTGTTCGGTCAGGTCTGCTCGGAGACCATCGGGCCGAAGAACTTCAGCGGGGCCGGCGGACAGGTGGACTTCATCCGTGGAGCCGCGGCGTCCAAGGGGGGCAAGTCCTTCCTGGCCTTCAAGTCCGCGGCCAGGAACGACACCATCTCCAAGATCAAGCCCGTCCTCACGGAGGGCTCCTGCGTCACCACCACCCGGAACGACGTGGATTACATCGTCACCGAGCAGGGTATGGTCCGCCTGAAGGGGCTGACCTGCTCCGAGCGCGCCAAGGCCCTCATCGGCATCGCACATCCCAACTTCCGCGAGGAACTCACCCGCGCCGCCCAGAAAATGCACCTCATCGTATGA
- a CDS encoding sodium-dependent transporter: MGEASKTSAPNRAQWGDRWGFILACIGSAVGMANVWAFPYRAAKYGGGAFLVAYFTIALFLGLIGVSGEIAFGRWGRTGPLGTFRKALTRHNLPLKSIGIIPVAGSLAIGIGYAVVMAWVLRYTAGSVTGSMLSGDTGAYFGAIVGDFGSIGWHMLALAITFVVMIAGINSGIERINKFMMPLFFLLFLIMAIRVAFLPGAADGYRYLFIPQWEYLLKADTWVYALGQCFFSLSLAGSGTVVYGSYLNDGEDCIVCARRIAIFDTLAAILASMVVIPAVFAFGLDPSSGPPLMFITMPAIFQSILGGRLISVIFFIAILFAGLTSIVNLFETPIEALQNRFQLSRVKASLIVTGAAAAVGVFIENGDVVSAWMDAVSIYIIPIGALISAVLLFWVMGGDFVRSEMGKGRASRPGQWVTYLGKYVFCLVTLAVIILGIAKGGI; the protein is encoded by the coding sequence ATGGGAGAAGCAAGCAAGACCAGTGCCCCAAACCGGGCACAGTGGGGCGACCGCTGGGGATTCATCTTGGCCTGCATCGGCTCCGCCGTGGGCATGGCCAACGTCTGGGCCTTTCCTTACCGGGCCGCCAAATACGGCGGCGGCGCGTTCCTGGTCGCCTATTTTACCATCGCGCTGTTCCTGGGTCTGATCGGCGTGTCCGGCGAGATCGCCTTTGGCCGCTGGGGGCGGACCGGCCCTTTGGGCACCTTCCGCAAGGCCCTGACCCGGCATAATCTGCCGCTGAAAAGCATCGGCATCATTCCCGTGGCGGGCTCTCTGGCCATTGGCATCGGATATGCCGTAGTCATGGCGTGGGTCTTGCGCTATACCGCCGGGTCGGTCACCGGATCGATGCTGTCCGGTGATACCGGCGCCTACTTTGGCGCCATCGTGGGCGACTTTGGCAGCATCGGCTGGCACATGCTGGCCCTGGCCATTACCTTCGTCGTCATGATCGCCGGCATCAACAGCGGAATCGAGCGCATCAACAAGTTTATGATGCCCCTGTTTTTTCTTCTCTTCCTCATCATGGCCATCCGGGTGGCTTTCCTTCCGGGCGCCGCCGACGGCTACCGCTATCTGTTTATCCCCCAGTGGGAATACCTGCTCAAAGCCGACACCTGGGTGTATGCCCTGGGACAGTGCTTCTTCTCCCTGTCCCTGGCCGGCTCCGGCACAGTGGTATACGGCTCCTACCTGAACGATGGGGAAGACTGCATCGTCTGCGCCCGACGCATCGCCATTTTTGACACTCTCGCCGCCATCCTGGCCTCCATGGTGGTTATCCCCGCCGTATTTGCCTTCGGACTGGACCCCTCCTCCGGGCCGCCCCTGATGTTCATCACCATGCCCGCCATCTTCCAGAGCATTCTGGGCGGGCGGCTGATTTCCGTGATCTTCTTCATCGCCATCCTCTTTGCCGGCCTCACCTCCATCGTCAACCTGTTTGAAACGCCCATTGAGGCCCTGCAAAACCGCTTCCAGCTCTCGCGGGTAAAGGCCAGCCTGATCGTCACCGGTGCCGCGGCCGCCGTCGGCGTCTTTATTGAAAACGGCGACGTGGTCAGCGCCTGGATGGACGCTGTCTCCATCTACATCATCCCCATCGGCGCATTGATCTCCGCGGTACTGCTCTTCTGGGTCATGGGCGGCGACTTTGTCCGCTCGGAAATGGGCAAGGGTCGGGCCTCGCGGCCTGGACAGTGGGTGACCTATCTGGGCAAGTATGTATTTTGCCTGGTCACGCTGGCCGTCATCATCCTGGGCATCGCCAAAGGGGGGATCTGA
- a CDS encoding tryptophanase — translation MVKYIPEPFRIKMVENIKMLTREERCDKIREANYNLFRLKGEDVYIDTLTDSGTNAMSSEMWSGLLRGDEAYAGAKSYYRFIQACQDVFGYGFFCPVHQGRAAEKVLFPNLLHPGTYALANLFFDTTRGHVVLSGARALECVCEEAKHPELVAPFKGNMDTALMEQTILEKGPENVGLVVMTLTNNSAGGQPVSMANLREVSRICQKYGIPLCIDAARYAENAMFIKQREAGYADKSIPEIVRECFSYADMFTMSAKKDTLVNMGGVIGIKDPDSPLIPGIKANCISFEGFYTYGGLNGRDLECLAVGLYEGMDESYLTYRLGSIAYLGGRLDELGIPYQKPAGGHGIFLDAQKFYPQIPWYEFPGQVLSVELYKECGIRACDIGSYMMDPDPDTGEAVRSINEFTRLAIPRRVYTQSHFDLAVEAIHNVWQRREELQHGYRIVWGPNVLRHFQATLAPIDA, via the coding sequence ATGGTCAAGTACATTCCCGAGCCGTTCCGCATTAAAATGGTGGAAAACATCAAAATGCTGACCCGAGAAGAGCGCTGTGACAAGATCCGGGAGGCGAACTACAACCTGTTCCGCCTGAAGGGGGAGGATGTCTACATCGACACCCTGACGGACTCCGGCACCAACGCCATGAGTTCGGAGATGTGGTCGGGGCTCCTGCGGGGCGACGAGGCCTACGCCGGCGCGAAGAGCTACTACCGTTTTATCCAAGCCTGTCAGGACGTGTTCGGCTACGGCTTTTTCTGCCCGGTACACCAGGGCCGGGCGGCCGAAAAGGTCCTGTTTCCCAACCTTTTGCACCCAGGAACCTACGCCCTGGCCAACCTGTTTTTTGACACCACCCGCGGCCATGTGGTGCTCTCCGGTGCCCGAGCGCTGGAGTGCGTCTGCGAGGAAGCCAAGCACCCCGAGCTGGTCGCCCCCTTCAAGGGAAACATGGACACCGCGCTCATGGAGCAGACCATCCTGGAAAAGGGCCCGGAAAACGTGGGGCTGGTGGTCATGACCCTAACCAATAACTCGGCCGGCGGGCAGCCCGTCTCCATGGCCAACCTGCGGGAGGTATCCCGGATCTGCCAAAAATACGGCATCCCGCTCTGCATCGACGCCGCCCGCTATGCAGAAAACGCCATGTTCATCAAGCAGCGGGAGGCGGGTTACGCCGACAAAAGCATCCCGGAGATCGTGCGGGAGTGCTTCAGCTACGCCGATATGTTCACCATGTCCGCCAAAAAGGATACGCTGGTCAATATGGGAGGTGTCATCGGCATCAAGGACCCGGACAGTCCCCTGATCCCCGGCATCAAGGCCAACTGCATCAGCTTCGAGGGGTTCTATACATACGGCGGCCTGAACGGGCGCGACCTGGAATGCCTTGCCGTGGGCCTGTACGAGGGCATGGACGAGAGCTACCTGACCTACCGGCTGGGCAGTATCGCCTACCTCGGCGGCCGCCTGGATGAGCTGGGCATCCCCTATCAGAAGCCGGCCGGCGGACACGGCATCTTCCTGGACGCCCAGAAGTTCTATCCGCAGATCCCGTGGTACGAGTTCCCCGGTCAGGTCCTGAGCGTGGAGCTCTACAAGGAGTGCGGCATCCGTGCCTGCGACATTGGTTCCTACATGATGGACCCGGACCCGGACACCGGGGAGGCGGTGCGTTCCATCAACGAATTCACCCGTCTTGCCATCCCCCGCCGGGTCTACACCCAGTCCCATTTCGATCTGGCGGTGGAGGCCATCCACAACGTCTGGCAGCGGCGCGAGGAATTGCAGCACGGTTACCGCATCGTGTGGGGTCCAAACGTGCTGCGCCACTTCCAGGCCACGCTGGCCCCCATTGATGCATGA